Proteins encoded within one genomic window of Pseudomonadota bacterium:
- the rodA gene encoding rod shape-determining protein RodA → MDAEQFRPNRALSFAGRLLRKLCIDGPLLIGLLLLAGAGLFVLYSAGGQQVDLVLRQLLRIGVALAALLMVAQIPPKYLRMWSPWLYLAGMVMLILVLVTGASGKGAQRWLDLGLIRFQPAEIMKLAVPMMAAWVLHSRRLPPDAKDLLKLLVIIMLPTILIATQPDLGTALLICASGILLILLAGLSGRFILLAGGLAMGALPLLWHFMRDYQKQRVLTFLNPETDPLGSGYHIIQSKIAIGSGGVFGKGWLNGSQAHLEFLPERSTDFIFAVLGEEFGLLGLLLMLVAYLFVVSRGLYIAVHGQDTYSRLLAGSISLTFFIYVFVNAGMVTGLLPVVGIPLPLVSYGGTSMVTLMVGFGMLMSFQSHRKLLPT, encoded by the coding sequence CTGGATGCCGAACAGTTCCGACCCAACCGCGCGCTGAGTTTCGCGGGGCGCCTCCTGCGCAAGCTATGTATCGATGGCCCGCTGCTGATCGGCTTGCTGCTGCTGGCCGGCGCCGGTCTGTTCGTGCTGTACAGCGCGGGCGGTCAGCAGGTCGATCTGGTTTTACGCCAACTGCTCAGGATCGGCGTTGCCCTCGCCGCCTTGCTGATGGTGGCCCAAATACCGCCAAAATACCTGCGTATGTGGTCTCCATGGTTGTACCTGGCCGGTATGGTAATGCTGATACTGGTGCTGGTAACGGGCGCCAGTGGTAAAGGCGCACAGCGCTGGCTCGATCTCGGCCTGATCCGCTTTCAGCCGGCGGAAATCATGAAGCTCGCGGTTCCAATGATGGCCGCGTGGGTCCTGCATAGCCGGCGCCTGCCCCCTGACGCCAAGGACCTGTTAAAGCTGCTGGTGATCATTATGCTGCCGACGATCCTGATCGCCACGCAACCCGACCTTGGCACCGCATTACTGATCTGTGCGTCGGGCATCCTGCTGATCCTGCTTGCCGGTTTGTCGGGCCGCTTCATTCTGCTGGCCGGCGGACTCGCGATGGGCGCGCTGCCGCTACTTTGGCATTTCATGCGCGATTATCAGAAGCAACGCGTACTGACCTTTCTCAACCCGGAAACCGACCCGCTCGGTTCCGGGTATCACATTATCCAGTCGAAAATCGCGATCGGGTCAGGCGGCGTATTTGGCAAAGGCTGGCTAAACGGATCCCAGGCCCACCTGGAGTTTCTGCCCGAACGATCGACGGATTTCATTTTCGCCGTACTCGGCGAGGAATTCGGTCTGCTCGGGCTGTTGTTGATGCTTGTCGCTTATCTTTTTGTGGTCAGCCGAGGCCTGTATATCGCCGTACACGGGCAGGACACCTACAGCCGCCTGCTCGCCGGGTCAATCAGCCTGACCTTCTTTATTTATGTTTTCGTCAATGCCGGAATGGTCACAGGGCTGTTACCCGTCGTCGGGATCCCTCTGCCCCTGGTTAGTTATGGCGGTACCTCGATGGTGACCCTTATGGTGGGTTTCGGTATGCTGATGTCTTTCCAGTCACATCGAAAACTGCTGCCAACGTGA
- the mrdA gene encoding penicillin-binding protein 2, with the protein MLRHEPLKDTWAEQRLFNNRIVWAFTGLLLLTGLLTSRLINLQVVEYQRYADLSHGNRIRIQPLAPTRGIIFDRNGIVMAENLPVYQMVLIPEQVSDLDGTLDRLSDLKLIDEEQRQRFFQRKRGKRSFEAVPLRYRLNDEELARLSVRRHELPGVDIQAALVRSYPLGSSAAHVLGYVGALSEPDMQRVDASRYAATSHIGKNGIERQYENQLHGEPGNRQLLVNAQGREMDAKGGAREELLRNRKEPVPGSDLILSLDSRLQTVAETALAGRRGTVVVIDVNNGDVLALVSQPSFDPNRFSAGGMSNEEYLALRNDIDKPLFNRALSGTYPPGSTVKPFIALAGLEYRAFTAGHNILCEGYYSIPGNEHRYRDWKKEGHGETNLNDAIVESCDVFFYLLAMDLGIDRIHAMLADFGFGEPTKLDLPNEKSGLLPSRDWKRGAFSRRSDQIWFPGETVITGIGQGYMLATPLQLAHFTATMATRGKRFRPRLVTALRNPLSGETTEIPPQELPAVELADDRHWDDIHRAMDAVMNTPRGTGWSTSLGAAYKMAGKTGSAQVFSVGQEEEYNEEEIDERLRDHALFVAFAPLENPQIAISVLVENGGSGGKAAGPVVRQVLDAWYRGQNR; encoded by the coding sequence ATGCTGCGTCACGAACCGCTAAAAGACACCTGGGCCGAGCAACGGTTGTTCAATAACCGGATCGTGTGGGCGTTCACCGGCCTGCTCCTGTTGACCGGCCTGCTGACCAGCCGTTTGATCAACCTGCAAGTCGTCGAATATCAACGCTACGCCGACTTGTCTCATGGCAACCGAATCCGGATTCAGCCGCTGGCACCGACCCGCGGCATCATCTTCGACCGCAACGGCATCGTCATGGCGGAAAACCTGCCCGTCTACCAGATGGTGCTGATACCTGAGCAGGTATCTGATCTCGATGGAACCCTGGACCGGCTGAGCGACCTGAAGTTGATCGATGAGGAGCAAAGACAACGCTTTTTTCAGCGCAAACGCGGCAAAAGGAGTTTTGAAGCTGTGCCATTGCGCTACCGACTGAACGACGAGGAACTGGCAAGGCTTTCGGTTCGCCGGCATGAACTACCGGGCGTCGATATTCAGGCCGCGCTGGTCAGAAGTTATCCGCTGGGGTCCAGCGCCGCGCATGTGCTGGGCTACGTCGGCGCCTTGTCGGAACCTGATATGCAACGGGTGGATGCGAGCCGTTATGCAGCAACCAGCCACATCGGAAAAAACGGTATCGAGCGCCAGTACGAAAACCAGTTGCACGGCGAACCGGGCAACCGGCAGTTGCTGGTCAACGCGCAAGGCCGCGAGATGGATGCCAAAGGCGGAGCCCGTGAGGAACTGTTACGCAATCGCAAGGAACCTGTGCCGGGCAGCGACCTGATTCTCAGCCTGGACAGCCGCCTGCAGACCGTCGCCGAAACCGCACTTGCGGGCCGGCGCGGTACCGTGGTCGTCATCGACGTCAACAACGGCGACGTACTCGCGCTGGTCAGCCAACCCAGTTTCGATCCAAACCGCTTCAGCGCCGGAGGCATGAGCAATGAAGAATACCTGGCCCTGCGCAACGACATCGATAAACCGCTGTTCAATCGCGCGCTCAGCGGTACCTACCCGCCCGGATCGACGGTAAAGCCCTTCATCGCATTGGCTGGCCTCGAGTACCGCGCGTTCACCGCCGGACATAACATTCTTTGCGAGGGTTATTACTCCATCCCCGGCAACGAGCATCGTTACCGTGACTGGAAAAAAGAAGGTCATGGCGAGACCAATTTAAACGATGCAATTGTCGAATCCTGCGATGTTTTTTTCTATCTGCTGGCGATGGATCTGGGAATCGACCGCATCCACGCGATGTTGGCGGATTTCGGTTTTGGTGAGCCCACCAAGCTGGATCTGCCAAACGAGAAAAGCGGCTTGTTACCTTCGCGGGACTGGAAGCGAGGCGCCTTTTCCAGGCGCTCCGACCAAATCTGGTTTCCCGGCGAGACGGTAATTACCGGTATTGGCCAGGGATATATGCTGGCCACACCGCTGCAACTGGCCCACTTCACGGCGACCATGGCGACCCGGGGTAAACGGTTCAGACCGAGGCTGGTTACCGCTCTTCGCAATCCACTGAGCGGTGAGACTACCGAGATTCCGCCGCAAGAATTGCCGGCGGTCGAACTGGCAGACGACCGTCACTGGGACGATATTCACCGGGCCATGGACGCCGTGATGAACACGCCGCGCGGCACCGGCTGGTCAACGTCGCTGGGCGCTGCATACAAAATGGCTGGCAAAACCGGTTCCGCACAGGTATTCAGCGTCGGCCAGGAAGAAGAGTACAACGAGGAGGAAATCGACGAACGCCTGCGCGATCATGCGCTGTTCGTGGCCTTCGCTCCGCTGGAGAACCCGCAGATAGCCATTTCCGTCCTGGTCGAAAACGGCGGCAGCGGCGGCAAAGCCGCCGGGCCGGTGGTCCGGCAGGTCCTCGACGCCTGGTACCGGGGGCAAAACCGGTGA
- the mreD gene encoding rod shape-determining protein MreD: MKAVYRFDGFIFASLIGGLILTIVPLPDAINAWRPAWLAMLVLYWTLHRPERFGLLGAWLVGIAMDTLTGTLLGQHALALMFIAFINLKLHLRIRVFPKGQQALAILLLVLVYEFLLFWVDGVAGYSTRGMARWLPVLSSAALWLPLVALLKWALVLTRRA; the protein is encoded by the coding sequence ATGAAAGCTGTCTACAGATTCGATGGTTTTATTTTTGCCAGCCTGATCGGCGGACTGATCCTGACGATCGTGCCACTACCCGATGCCATCAACGCCTGGCGCCCGGCCTGGCTGGCCATGCTGGTTCTATACTGGACTCTGCACCGACCTGAACGTTTTGGCCTGCTTGGCGCATGGTTGGTCGGGATCGCCATGGACACCTTGACCGGCACTCTACTCGGTCAGCACGCGCTGGCCCTGATGTTTATCGCGTTCATCAACCTCAAACTTCATTTGCGAATTCGCGTGTTTCCGAAGGGGCAGCAGGCACTGGCAATTCTGCTGCTGGTCCTGGTTTACGAATTCCTGCTTTTCTGGGTCGACGGCGTCGCCGGATACAGCACCAGGGGGATGGCAAGATGGCTGCCGGTCCTGTCCAGCGCCGCCTTGTGGCTTCCCCTGGTCGCCCTGCTGAAGTGGGCGCTGGTCCTCACCCGCCGGGCATAA
- the mreC gene encoding rod shape-determining protein MreC, translated as MRLFLLLACSILLMVLDSREDYLQSIHSKLSIVVYPIQAAVDLPFALADWMSTSLASRRQLLAENQDLRRRQLRSDASIQKMIAIEAENARLRALMDTAALMADRTMVAEIMAIDLNPYRRLLTINKGSIAGTYRGQALVDAFGIVGQISDFGPLSSQVLLISDPEHAVPVEVNRNGLRTIAVGTGDAQILNLPFLPNNADIRLGDLLVTSGLGGVFPAGYPVAEVNKIEIDPSRSFAHVEAAPAAELDKVRELLLIWPGDVQDQ; from the coding sequence ATGCGGCTTTTTCTGCTGCTGGCCTGCTCCATACTGCTGATGGTCCTCGACAGCCGTGAGGACTATCTCCAGTCCATCCATTCGAAACTCAGTATCGTTGTATACCCGATCCAGGCGGCGGTCGATCTGCCGTTTGCGCTCGCCGACTGGATGTCCACCAGCCTGGCCAGCAGGCGCCAGCTGCTGGCGGAAAACCAGGACCTGCGACGCCGACAACTGCGCAGCGATGCCAGCATTCAAAAAATGATCGCTATCGAAGCAGAAAACGCCAGGCTGCGGGCGCTGATGGATACCGCCGCCTTAATGGCGGATCGCACCATGGTTGCGGAAATCATGGCCATCGATTTGAATCCCTACCGCCGCCTGCTAACCATCAACAAAGGAAGCATCGCTGGCACTTATCGGGGGCAGGCACTGGTCGATGCATTCGGAATCGTCGGCCAGATCAGCGACTTTGGCCCGCTGAGTTCACAGGTACTGCTGATCAGCGACCCCGAACATGCGGTGCCGGTGGAAGTCAATCGCAACGGCCTGAGAACCATTGCGGTCGGAACCGGTGATGCGCAAATCCTGAACCTGCCCTTCCTGCCTAACAACGCCGACATCAGGCTCGGCGACCTGTTGGTAACATCGGGACTGGGCGGCGTGTTTCCAGCGGGTTATCCGGTTGCGGAAGTCAACAAGATAGAGATCGATCCGAGCCGGTCGTTTGCCCATGTCGAGGCGGCGCCGGCGGCAGAGCTGGACAAGGTTCGCGAACTTTTACTGATCTGGCCAGGCGACGTGCAGGACCAATGA
- a CDS encoding rod shape-determining protein: MFKNLRGFFSNDLSIDLGTANTLIYVRGRGIVLNEPSVVAIREEPGRGGKVLQAVGQEAKNMIGRTPSNITAIRPLKDGVIADFTITEKMLQYFIKKVHDGAFFRPSPRVLICVPYGSTQVERRAIRESVEGAGARKVYLMEEPMAAAIGAGLPVQEARGSMVLDVGGGTSEVAVISLGGIVYAASVRIGGDRFDDAIIAYVRRNYGILIGEATAERIKHEVGSAYPGQEVNEISVKGRNLSEGVPRSFNLNSNEILEALQEPLQGIVGAVKAALEQTPPELGSDVAERGIVLTGGGSLLREIDKLLTEETGLPVVIADDPMTCVARGGGIILDMVDEHGPGALGLE; the protein is encoded by the coding sequence ATGTTTAAGAATTTACGGGGATTTTTCTCCAACGATTTGTCCATCGACCTGGGCACCGCAAACACTCTGATTTATGTCCGTGGCCGCGGCATCGTTCTGAACGAGCCGTCGGTGGTGGCCATCCGCGAAGAACCCGGTCGGGGTGGGAAAGTCCTGCAGGCGGTCGGCCAGGAAGCCAAGAACATGATCGGCAGGACGCCTAGCAATATTACGGCCATCCGGCCGCTGAAAGACGGCGTTATTGCAGATTTCACGATAACCGAAAAAATGCTCCAGTACTTTATCAAGAAAGTACACGACGGCGCCTTTTTTCGTCCCAGTCCGCGGGTCCTGATCTGTGTCCCCTATGGTTCGACCCAGGTCGAACGCCGTGCCATCCGCGAATCCGTCGAGGGCGCCGGCGCCCGCAAGGTTTACCTGATGGAGGAACCCATGGCCGCGGCCATCGGCGCCGGTCTGCCGGTGCAGGAAGCGCGCGGCTCCATGGTGCTCGATGTTGGCGGCGGCACCTCCGAGGTCGCGGTTATCTCGCTGGGCGGTATCGTCTACGCCGCATCGGTCAGGATCGGTGGCGACCGCTTCGACGACGCCATCATTGCCTACGTCCGCCGCAACTACGGTATTTTGATCGGTGAGGCCACGGCGGAGCGCATCAAGCACGAGGTCGGATCGGCCTACCCTGGCCAGGAAGTCAACGAAATTTCGGTCAAGGGACGCAACCTGTCCGAAGGCGTGCCACGCAGTTTCAACCTGAACAGCAATGAAATACTGGAAGCCCTTCAGGAACCGCTGCAAGGCATAGTCGGGGCGGTCAAGGCGGCACTCGAACAGACCCCGCCTGAACTGGGCTCTGATGTTGCCGAGCGTGGCATTGTACTGACCGGCGGTGGCTCGTTGCTGCGTGAAATCGACAAGCTGCTGACCGAGGAAACCGGCCTGCCGGTCGTCATCGCCGACGATCCGATGACTTGTGTTGCCAGAGGCGGTGGAATCATACTGGACATGGTTGACGAACATGGCCCGGGAGCCCTTGGCCTGGAATAG
- the gatC gene encoding Asp-tRNA(Asn)/Glu-tRNA(Gln) amidotransferase subunit GatC, whose product MSLSRNEMNNIAHLARLEIAEEEVAAFADDLSRIIDFVEQLSQASTDDVLPMAHPLDMAQRLRADEVTETDQHQKFQQNAASVEEDLYLVPKVLE is encoded by the coding sequence ATGTCACTGAGTCGCAACGAGATGAATAACATCGCCCATCTTGCTCGCCTGGAAATTGCAGAGGAAGAAGTGGCTGCGTTTGCAGACGATTTGTCGCGCATTATCGATTTTGTCGAGCAACTGAGTCAGGCCAGCACAGACGATGTGCTGCCGATGGCCCACCCGCTGGATATGGCGCAAAGACTCAGGGCGGACGAGGTGACCGAAACGGACCAGCACCAGAAGTTTCAACAAAATGCAGCCAGCGTGGAAGAGGACCTGTACCTGGTACCGAAGGTGCTCGAATAG